A genomic stretch from Solanum stenotomum isolate F172 chromosome 8, ASM1918654v1, whole genome shotgun sequence includes:
- the LOC125872615 gene encoding HIPL1 protein-like, with product MGRSHFVIFIILLNLLQILDPSFSLPLCTDSRAPFQQKTPLAFCSYNGTSCCNSTDDKQLQTQFNAMNISDPGCASLVKSVICAKCDKFSAELFRTDSVPRQLPILCNSTTSENSTKSSQTKNDFCSKVWTTCQNVSIISSPFAASIKSNSTKLTDLWKSQTDFCNAFGGASGDGSVCFTGEPVTLNTTTPISPPGGLCLEKIGNGSYINMVAHPDGSSRAFFSNQQGKIWLATIPEVDSGELLDVDDSNPFLDLTDEVHFDTELGMMGIAFHPKFSQNGRFFVSFNCDKQAWPGCGGRCSCNSDVDCDPSKLPSDSGSQPCQYQAVIAEFTATGSQPTQAKSASPKEVRRIFTMGLPFTGHHGGQILFGPRDGYLYFMMGDGGGIGDPYNFSQNKKSLLGKIIRLDIDSTSSVEEITKLGLWGNYSIPKDNPYTEDKELQPEIWALGMRNPWRCSFDSARPSYFMCADVGQDKFEEVNIISKGGNYGWSEYEGPYLYTPSKSPGGNKSMSSINPIFPVMGYNHSDVNKNGGSASITGGYFYRSMTDPCMHGRYLFSDLYAGFMWAGTENPEDSGTFNTSQISFNCAQKSPIDCTFVPGSSAPALGYIFSYGEDNNKDMYVLASSGVYRVVRPSHCKYTCAKENSSAVDDDIPSSPPAASPPSAATMLTGSYSNFVVILMSFMLILACWF from the exons ATGGGAAGGAGTCATTTTGTCATATTCATCATTCTTTTGAATCTTCTGCAGATTCTTGATCCTTCTTTTTCACTTCCCTTGTGTACTGATTCAA GGGCTCCTTTTCAGCAAAAGACTCCTCTAGCATTCTGTTCTTACAATGGAACCTCATGCTGCAACTCCACTGATGATAAGCAACTTCAGACTCAGTTCAATGCTATGAACATTTCTGATCCTGGATGTGCTTCTCTTGTAAAATCTGTCATCTGTGCG AAGTGTGATAAATTTTCAGCAGAGCTGTTCAGAACTGATTCTGTTCCTCGACAACTTCCTATCTTGTGCAACTCCACAACTTCAGAAAATTCAACCAAAAGTAGCCAAACTAAGAATGACTTTTGCTCTAAAGTATGGACTACATGTCAAAATGTGTCTATCATAAGTTCTCCTTTTGCTGCTTCTATCAAGTCCAATTCCACAAAGTTGACAGATCTATGGAAATCACAAACTGATTTCTGTAATGCCTTTGGTGGAGCTTCTGGTGATGGATCAGTATGCTTCACTGGAGAACCTGTCACCTTAAATACCACCACGCCTATAAGTCCTCCAGGTGGTTTGTGCcttgagaaaattggaaatggTAGTTACATCAATATGGTTGCTCATCCTGATGGCTCTAGTCGTGCTTTCTTCTCGAATCAGCAAGGGAAAATATGGTTGGCTACTATTCCAGAAGTCGATTCAGGAGAGCTATTAGATGTTGATGACTCTAATCCTTTCTTGGACCTAACTGATGAAGTTCATTTTGACACTGAACTGGGAATGATGGGGATTGCATTTCATCCAAAGTTCTCACAAAACGGACGATTCTTTGTTTCATTTAATTGTGATAAGCAAGCATGGCCTGGATGTGGAGGAAGATGTTCTTGTAACTCAGACGTGGACTGTGATCCATCAAAATTACCTAGTGATAGCGGCTCCCAACCATGCCAATATCAAGCTGTGATAGCAGAATTTACTGCTACTGGATCTCAGCCAACACAG GCAAAATCTGCCAGCCCAAAAGAAGTCAGAAGGATATTCACCATGGGCCTTCCATTTACAGGTCATCACGGAGGCCAGATACTTTTTGGACCGAGAGATGGATATTTGTACTTCATGATGGGCGATGGTGGAGGTATAGGTGATCCTTACAATTTTTCCCAAAACAAGAAGTCATTGCTGGGAAAGATTATCAGGCTTGATATTGATAGCACATCCA GTGTAGAAGAGATCACGAAGCTCGGTTTATGGGGAAACTACTCTATACCAAAGGATAATCCTTACACTGAAGATAAAGAGTTGCAGCCTGAAATATGGGCTCTAGGAATGCGAAATCCTTGGCGCTGCAGTTTTGATTCTGCTAGACCATCTTACTTCATGTGTGCTGATGTAGGACAG GATAAATTTGAAGAGGTGAATATAATCAGCAAGGGTGGTAACTATGGCTGGAGCGAGTATGAGGGTCCTTACCTTTACACTCCTTCAAAATCACCCGGAGGAAATAAATCTATGAGCTCCATAAACCCCATTTTCCCAGTCATGGGATATAACCATTCTGATGTGAACAAGAATGGAGGGTCAGCATCAATTACTGGTGGATACTTCTATAGGTCCATGACTGATCCCTGCATGCATGGAAG GTATCTTTTTTCTGATCTGTATGCAGGTTTCATGTGGGCAGGCACTGAAAATCCAGAGGACAGTGGAACATTTAACACTAGTCAAATTTCTTTCAATTGTGCTCAGAAATCACCAATAGATTGTACTTTTGTTCCTGGAAGCTCAGCTCCAGCTTTAGGCTACATATTTTCATATGGTGAGGATAACAACAAGGACATGTATGTTCTTGCAAGTAGTGGAGTTTACAGAGTTGTTCGTCCTAGTCATTGTAAATACACTTGTGCAAAGGAAAATTCTTCTGCTGTTGATGATGATATCCCATCTAGTCCTCCTGCTGCTTCCCCTCCTTCAGCAGCAACCATGTTAACAGGTTCATACAGTAACTTTGTAGTcattttaatgtcatttatgTTGATCCTGGCTTGTTGGTTCTAA
- the LOC125872928 gene encoding hydroxyproline O-galactosyltransferase GALT6 — protein sequence MKRAKFDLFMSLSRQRSLQVLILFGILYVFLVGLEVPFVFRNGFSLVSQDGFGTGQFSKSFVLDSEEELEEKEAPNRPLDVPLMVPNQSKPERKIREIKSPLSSLVFDGSYVNMTSNDGFSGILKSAKEAFEVGKKFWKELELYKKEVGIVESNKTEECPHSISISGSEFLGKGRMMVLPCGLTLGSHITVVGRPKRAHQEHDPKISLLREGQFLMVSQFMMELQGLKTVDGEDPPRILHFNPRLSGDWSGKPMIEQNTCYRMQWGTAQRCDGWRSRDDEETVDGQVKCENWIRDNDTNHSEQSKASWWLNRLVGRKKKVDFDWPFPFSEDRLFVLTLSAGFEGYHVNVDGRHVTSFPYRIGFALEDATGLSLNGDIDVDSVFAASLPTSHPSFAPQRHLDMSNRWKAPPLLDQPVDLFIGILSAGNHFAERMAIRRSWLQHQLIKSSNVVARFFVALHARKDINVELKKEAEFFGDIVIVPFMDNYDLVVLKTVAICEYGVHVAFAKNIMKCDDDTFVRVDAVIKEINKIPENRSLYVGNINYYHKPLRNGKWAVTYEEWPEEDYPPYANGPGYIISSAIANFIVSEFNKHKLKLFKMEDVSMGMWVEKFNSSSRPVQYVHSLKFSQSGCVDDYYTAHYQSPRQMICMWNKLQQLGRPQCCNMR from the exons atgaaaagagCAAAATTTGACTTGTTCATGTCACTGAGTAGGCAAAGATCGTTGcaagttttgattttgtttggtattttgtatgtatttttgGTGGGTCTTGAAGTTCCTTTTGTTTTCAGAAATGGGTTTAGTTTAGTTTCTCAAGACGGTTTTGGTACAGGGCAGTTTTCGAAGTCTTTTGTGCTTGATAGTGAAGAGGagttagaagaaaaagaagccCCAAATCGACCTCTTGATGTCCCACTTATGGTTCCAAATCAATCAAAGCCTGAAAGGAAGATTAGAGAAATCAAGAGTCCTTTGTCAAGTTTGGTTTTTGACGGTAGTTATGTGAATATGACTAGTAATGATGGGTTTTCTGGGATTTTGAAGTCAGCAAAAGAGGCATTTGAGGTAGGTAAAAAGTTCTGGAAAGAGCTTGAATTGTATAAAAAAGAAGTGGGTATTGTAGAAAGTAACAAGACAGAAGAATGTCCTCATTCCATTTCAATATCAGGGTCTGAGtttttgggaaaagggagaaTGATGGTGTTGCCATGTGGGCTTACTCTTGGTTCACATATAACTGTTGTAGGGAGGCCGAAAAGGGCTCATCAGGAGCATGATCCAAAGATATCATTGCTGAGGGAAGGTCAATTCTTGATGGTTTCACAGTTTATGATGGAATTACAAGGTCTGAAGACTGTTGATGGAGAGGACCCACCTAGGATTCTTCACTTCAATCCACGGTTGAGTGGTGATTGGAGCGGGAAGCCGATGATTGAGCAGAACACTTGTTATAGGATGCAGTGGGGGACGGCTCAAAGGTGTGATGGGTGGAGGTCCAGGGATGATGAGGAGACTG TTGATGGCCAGGTAAAATGTGAGAACTGGATCCGAGATAATGACACCAACCATTCTGAGCAATCAAAGGCATCTTGGTGGTTAAACCGGCTAGTAGGGCGAAAAAAGAAGGTCGATTTTGATTGGCCATTCCCATTTTCAGAGGATAGGTTATTTGTTCTAACTCTCAGTGCCGGTTTTGAGGGTTATCACGTGAACGTTGATGGGAGGCATGTGACCTCATTTCCATATCGAATT GGATTTGCGCTCGAGGATGCCACTGGTTTGTCTTTGAACGGTGACATTGATGTCGATTCAGTCTTTGCTGCCTCCTTGCCCACATCACATCCTAGTTTTGCTCCTCAAAGGCATCTTGATATGTCAAACAGATGGAAGGCACCACCCCTCCTTGATCAGCCTGTGGATCTGTTCATTGGCATTCTGTCGGCAGGCAATCACTTTGCTGAGCGAATGGCTATAAGGAGGTCTTGGCTGCAGCATCAGCTAATCAAATCTTCGAATGTTGTGGCTCGATTCTTTGTCGCATTG CACGCTAGGAAGGATATAAACGTGGAGTTGAAGAAAGAAGCAGAATTCTTTGGTGACATTGTCATTGTTCCTTTCATGGacaattatgatcttgttgtCTTGAAAACAGTTGCCATCTGCGAATATGGG GTCCATGTAGCATTTGCAAAAAATATCATGAAGTGTGATGATGATACATTTGTTAGAGTGGATGCAGTTATCAAGGAAATAAATAAGATACCCGAGAATAGGAGCTTATATGTTGGAAATATCAATTACTATCATAAGCCCCTGCGTAATGGTAAATGGGCAGTGACATATGAG GAATGGCCAGAAGAAGATTATCCACCTTATGCTAATGGACCGGGTTACATTATTTCATCAGCCATTGCAAACTTCATCGTCTCAGAGTTCAATAAACATAAGCTAAAG TTGTTCAAGATGGAGGATGTCAGCATGGGAATGTGGGTCGaaaaatttaatagttcatCAAGACCTGTGCAGTATGTACACAGCTTGAAGTTCTCCCAATCTGGATGTGTAGACGACTATTATACCGCTCATTACCAGTCCCCTAGACAGATGATTTGTATGTGGAACAAATTACAACAGCTAGGCCGGCCTCAATGCTGTAACATGAGATGA